GGGAGCAAGTCACAATTGCTAGAACAAATGTACTAGTCAAAGGCTATTATTAAGATAGGCACATCGATGTTTGAGCACTTGGGGCACATTTTCTTTTTTCCATTGTGCTCCCGATATTTTTAGTCTTCGGTCAATTTGCTTGACAGTTGACTCCACTGCACCTGAGCCAATTGCACAAATCTCCTCAGCTTGATAATAACTATAATTGATAATACGGTGTCTATGTTTTTCCAGATAATTACCAAAATTGTGTGCTTGCTTTTGTTTGAGTGGCTTGAGCAATTCAATCGTTTTTGAGACATCTCCTTGCCACAATAAATTTTCTGCTTGTTTAAGTCTTTTCTGGGAACCTCCTACCTTGTGTAGATTTTCTATTAAGTGATACCAGTCAAGAATTTCTCTGTTTTCTCCAGGATAGTCAAATCCAGATACTAGGTTCCAAATACCCGGGTGACCATCACCAACACAGGTCACCAGATCTTCCATTTCTTGTTGATTTACCCAAGTCACTAATTGCTCGTTCTCGCCAAACCAAGCTTTTCTGTGAGTTTGATTGACACATATTGCTTTATAGTCTTTCCACGTACAACCCACTCCCTTGGCTTCGCTCCTCAGTCTTACTTTCCCCCCATCGACACTAATTTCGGCGATTTTCGCTTCACAGTTTTCGACTGGGAATTGATACTTATGTACTAATCTTTGTTGGGTTTTTTCACTCACTTTCATACCTGTATAAACCCAGATATCTTTCGCCGCATTTTGATACGATACATTCGCACTCGCTCTCAAGCAACACTTTTGCAAGCTTGGACTAATTTGTTGATAATTGCTTAAATCCAACTTCGCCGCTTGCTTTTCTGTAATTGGTAAATTTCCAATAATACTTTTTAGCGATCGCCTTCTACCTGTGCTTGTTCCTGTGGTTTCTTTGAGAAAAAAACTCCTATCTGTGGGGTGATATACTCCAAGGTTTGAGCTCTAATAGTTTCTTCAATTGCTTCTAAGTTTTGTAATTGGCCATCTTTAGCTTCTTGATAGAGAATTTTGGCTATTTTTTCTACATAGTAGTTGAGTTTTTCTTGTTGTTCAGGTTTCATGGCTGGAATATTTCCTGGTTAAGTTTGAAGCTAACTTTATACTCTACACATATCTATTTTTTTGTCAATAGTACAGGTGTTCTAACAAACTTGACTTGCTCCCTCCGATTGGGTAAAAGGAAGTCCTAGCCTAGTCATTAAAGGTAACAGAATAACCTTGAATTGGGTCTATGAGAAACTAGTCCCTAGTAAAGGAAAAATCCTAGACCAAATAGAACAAAATAAAGGACTAAGAGTATGTGCAGTTGACTTAAATATTGATGGACATATAGCCGTAGCAACAATACTTGAAGACGACGGTACGGTGGTAAAAGAACTAGCCAGAAAATTTATCAAAGGCTATGCTTATCACCAACATCGTAGGAAGCGTACTTTAGGTAAAATAGCTACAAAACAATCTCAGACTAAAGCACCCGAAACTTTAGATAATATGAATGCCAATCTTTGGGAAAAACTTAAGAACCGAGAAAGAAATGAAGGGGAAAGAGTTAGTAGAAGATTAGCAGATTGGGCACATAAATGGCAAGTATCAGCCATTGTTTTTGAGCATCTAAGTAACTTAAAACCAAGTCAAGAGAAATACTCAAAGCGATCCAATCAAAAGCGATCATATTGGTTAAAATCTAAAGTTTACTTAAGAACTAAAGACAAAGCTTTAAACGACTACGGTATCTATTGTTTAAGAGTTTCTCCAAAGGATACTAGTAGAGTATGGGCTATAGATGGGACCTCAGTCTTAAGAGGTAACCAGGTTACTCAAACAGGGTTTAACTTTATCTTTAAAGGTATGGGTAAATTGGTTTTATCTGAGCATGGAGATATTTTGAACGCCGATTTAAATGCAAGTAGAAATATTGGATTAAAGTATTTACAAAAGTTTTCCGAAAAGCCTAGGTTGGTAACAACTAGGTTTGGTGATAGGGCTATGAACCGAAGGGTCCCCCTCTTATCAAGGGATTGTGGCACATCCCGTGTTTTACCTGTTCAATTAGCTTTAGATTTTGGTAGTTGCTAGGCAACAAAAGCTAACCTAAAGCTGTACACATGGTGAGACCAAAAACTACAGTTTACTTCGTTTTACTACGGTTTAAGCGTGTCACTTTCCTGAAACGGTGTCAACAATCGAGGCGATCGCTACTGAATCCGGTTTTAAACAAAGTACAAAGCTCAATCAGTTTCGTTGGCATCACACAATATACTTCGAGAAGAGCGATCGCTATATAAAATAGGGGAGTCGGTGATAAAAATGCGCCAGATAAAAGGAACTGTTAAAAATGGTGTAATCTGTCCTCAGAAATCAGTTATAATCCTCTTTGAGGAGAAAGAGCCGGATGAAAAATTATCTGACTTTTTACTTTTACCTGAATTAGCTGAAAATGATCCTTTCTTTGAACGCGATAAAGACACGGGAAGAGAGTTAATTTTTTAAACCATACTATATATTCCGAGAAGAGCGATCGCTTTTCCTAATCTCCCAATCTCTAAACAGCCCTAGGGAGGTAAAATGAAGTATGTAAATCTGAATAATGAGTAACTATGGAGACAATTGTAGTAGATACTTTAGACGATGAAAATGATGGCGTTACTCGCAATAACGTTTCTCTTAGGGATGCAATCAATCGAGCTAATGCGATACCTGGTGAAGATACAATTAACTTTGATGCCGATTTAGCGGGAGGAACGATAACCCTTACTACTGAAGAACCATTAAGGATCGTAGATAATCTGAGAATAGTAGGTTTAGGGCCTGATCAGATCGCTATAAATGGAAATAATCAAGTTAATGTATTTGAAATCGACGACGGTTTTAATGATGAAGTCATTCAGGTATTGCTCGCACAGATTAGTGTTGTTAATGGTGAAACGGGTATTTACAATGACGAAGAATTGACTGTTAGCGAGAGTACTATCTCTGGCAATACAGATAGTGGAATAGAGAATGACAATATAGCAAATATTTTAAATAGCACCGTTTCTAATAATACACATGGAGTTACAGGTGGTGGTATACGCAATAATTATATTTTAAATATTACAAACAGTACTATTTCGGGGAATAGCGCCAATACCGGTGGTGGTATTGATAATGGTAATGATGACATTCTAAATATTACAAACAGTACTATTTCGGGAAACAGCGCTGAGACTGGTGGTGGTATTTATGGTTTTAGCGCGACTATGAGTATTCTCAACAGTACGATTACTAATAACCAAGCTGACGAAAGCCAAGGAAGTGCGATAGCTATCAACATTGTAGAGGAAGTAGAAATAGGCAATAGTATCGTTGCGGGTAATATTAGCACAGACATGGATATTATCGGCGGTGATAACGTATTTACCAGCCTTGGGGGTAATTTAATTGGTTTAGGTAATGCAGCGCGGGTATTTACCGAGGAGAGAGATCGAGTCGCGATCGAAGATCCAGGATTGGGAGAGTTAACCGATAATGGTGGTCCTACCTTTACCCACTTACCCCTAGAGGATAGCTTAGCTATAGACGCGGGTTTAAATGAGTTGGTTTCATTAGAAAGCGATCAACGGGGTACACCGCGTATCGTCGCTGATAGAGTAGATATCGGTGCGGTGGAGATAGGGGGATTGCATCTTCGGGGAACTAATGGCGATGATTTACTCGTGGGTTCCGATTTGGACGACACTATTGAAGGATTGAGGGGTAGAGATACTCTTACTGGTGGTAGGGGTAATGATGTTTTAGTCGGAGGAAGAGGAAGAGATATTATTACTGGTGGTCGAGGTAGAGACGAATTTCAATTTGAGAGAATTCGAGACAGAAGAGATCTGATCACCGATTTTAACCCCGACGCTGACTTGATTACCGTTTCTATACGGGGTTTTGGCAATAGCTTATCTAGAGGGATACTAGCTGAAGATCAATTTATCATTGTCTCTGACTTTGAGGAGCTCGAAGATAGCTTTAGCTTGGGTTTTGTTTACGCAACAGATGCGCGTCGCTTAGCTTATATTGACACAGAAGAGGATATTTCTTTGACTCAGATCGCGATTTTGCGCAATCAACCTGAGCTAGAAAATAGCAATATCATGGTTTTTTAGAAAACTGGTATCAATTTTCAATTGCGCTCTACTTAAAAACACTCAATTAATAGAACAAATATATGCAGATTTTCATCTAAATTGCTCCAGTTACTTTTAGAAGCAAACTTAAAACAGTATTAAAAATTTAATCTATAGATAAGAGTGTAGGTAGTTCAGGCTCTTAAAGAAGTAAAATTTAATAAACCTTAGGGAGATGATCGCTTCTCATTAAGTGAGTTACAAGCATTTCTACATCTGAACGTAATATTGAAAAACGTTGTGATACTCTCGTCAATATTTCAATCATAATATCAACATGATCAGTAAGCACTGATGGTACTTTACGTTCTGTCAAATCCCTAAGCAAATTCAGAAGGCATATTGCTAAGTCTTCATCAGCAGTATCTAATAAATTCAGGAGTAATTTAAAATCCTCCAATGCACCAAGCCGAGACTTTGCTCCCAAAAGTTCAGCTTTTACTCTTGAAGAGGTTTCTGACTCAAGGTATGCTTGAAGCTTTGGTAAGATTTGAGCTGTGGCTAAAAGTCCAATCGCATTAGCGGCGTAAGCTCGAACTGACTCATCAGGATCAAGTATTGCGAGTTCTAAATCTTTTAAAGCTTTGACATCTCCTAAATCGCCCAACGATTCTGCTGCTGAAGCACGAACAAAAGGTTCAGGATCGTTATGTAGCAACGAGATTATAGCCTCAACCGCAGGCGTATAACCTATTATACCAAGGGTATCTACTGCCTCAGATCTAACAATACTTTCTGGATCGACCAACAAGTTTGTGAGAGCAGTACCAACATGAGCAATATCAATATCTTGAGTTCCTAGTTCGCCCAAAGCTCTTGCTGCTGTTGATCTAACTACATCATCGGGTGATGCAAGTAAATTTACCACAGCCGGTACGGCCACATAAGCCTTTTGGTTAAGTAAACTTTGAATTGCCTCTATCTGGAGTGAGGAATCACTTGAACGACACTGAGCTATTAATGAGTCTACGCTGAAGTTTCGTATTGGCATACCTTTTATTTCCTTTGACGGCTGTGTCTGCAACCTTTCGCTTTTTCAGTCCTTTTAATTCTGCCGATTTTTTCTTTGTCTCGAGCACGTTGAGCACTATCGATGAGTTGAGCAAGTGCCTCACATACACTTAATGATTTACCCTCTACTTTAGCAGCTTCAATAAGTCTTTGAGCTTCTTCCATGATACCTGTATCAGCTTCATTACCATGAGATGCCATAAAAGTATTATATCCTGCAGCAGTCTACCCAACAATAAGAAGCGCGATCGCCTTTTTGCTTATACCCAGTTATCAAAGGAAAGACCTTTACTCACCGTGAAATTGTTGTAAATGGTAGAGACTCGCATATAATCCTCCCTCAGCTAACAGGGCTTCATGACTACCTGACTCGATGATTTCACCTTTTTTGAGTACTAGGATTCTGTCTACATTGCGAATGGTAGAAAGTCGGTGCGCGATGATGATCGCTGTGCGGTTAATTAGTAATTCTTCCAAAGCTTGTTGCACCTGTCTTTCTGTGACTACGTCTAAGCTGGAGGTGGCTTCGTCTAAGACTAGTACTCTGGGGTTACGAATGGCAACACGAGCAAAGGCTATAAGTTGTTTTTGTCCCCCCGAAAGGTTGGTACCTCGTTCTCGTAATTCGGTATCATAGCCTTGAGATAATTGCTCGATAAATGGCTCTATTTTGGTTCGTTTAGCCGCGTTGGTAATTTCTTCCAGGGAAAAGTCTTCCCCGAGGGCGATATTTCCTTTTACGTCTCCTGCGAAAATAAAGCTCTCTTGGAGAATTACCCCGATGTAGCGACGTAGTTCAGCTTGTGGTAGTTCGCGAATATCAATCCCATCTAGATAAATTGCACCTTTAGTAGGTTCATATAGACGACAGAGTAAGCGAATGATCGAGCTTTTTCCTGCTCCAGTCGGTCCCACTAGGGCGACTTTTTCTCCAGGACGAATGGTAAAGTTAAGATCTTTGAGCACGTATTCTGAGGGTTTATAGCCAAACCAGACGTGATCGAATTTGATTTCTCCTATCTCTTTCTGGTTTCCTTCTAGAAATGACAGGTTTTTGAGTTGTTGCGCTTCTAAGTCTTTGATTTCAATGGGCTCGTTCATTAATTCGCTAATTCTTTCGATCGCAGTGAAACCCGCTTGAAACATAGTAAATTTATCGGCGAACTGTCTGAGGGGTTCAAAAAATCGCTGAGATAACAGAATAAAGGCTGATAATAACCCAAAACTCATATTGTCTTGCAAAACGAATGAACCTCCTACCCATAATACCGCAGCGATCGCAATTAAAGATATCCATTCTAAAATGCCAGAAACCGCCGCATCGCTCAATATGGTTTTATCTATTTGTTGACGATAGCGATCGTTAATGACGCGAAACATCTCGGCGTTAAATCGTTCCCTACCAAACAACTGTACTATATTCATTCCCGCTACGTTCTCTTGTAGCATTGAATTAAGTTTAGATAATTCTTCCCGCGCGGTGTAATTGGCTTTGCGATATTGTTGTTGAAAATACACGATCAATCCTGCTACCGGTACCAACATCAACACCAGAATTGTTGCTAATCGCCACTCCAAGTTAAAGATGGTGATGGTGATCACTAGCATATAAATTAAATCACTCAAAATACCGATCGCCCCGCTAGCGAATACATCCCCTAAAGCTTCCACATCGCTCGTTAAGCGCGTGATTAGACGTCCTACGGGGGTGCGATCAAAAAAGCGCGTCGCTAAAGAAGTAACGTGGGTGAAAAGATCTTTTCTGATACCCGCTGTAATTTCCTGTCCTATTTTTTGAACGAGAAAACCTTGATAGGAAAGTAAAACTAAGCGTACTCCCAGGGTGCACAGTAATAAGATAATTAGTTGATTGATTCCCTCATCGATACTTTTTCCCTCTAACCAGGACCAAGTTTGCTCACCCCTGAGTAAAGAAATTGCTTGACCAACGATCAGGGGTTGTACTGCTCCTGCTAAGGCGACGGGAATTAACAAGATAATTGCTAAAACGAATATACCTCGATGAGGGCGCAGATAGGGAGCTAATTTAACTATCAATCCCCAATCATTGAGTAGGAAAATCTGTTTTTTGGGTCTGTATACAGCCATAAGTTCCGTTTAATTCAGCTTAACATAACTTAACTTTTCTACCCAATCGGAGATATTATCTTGATTGAGACGATAACTCACCGGATGAGCGATCAATCTGGCTGTACTTTCGTAGAGGATATCGATTTCAAGTAGTCCATTTTCCTTGAGGGTACGTCCTGTGGACACTAAATCAACGATCGCCTCCGACATTCCCGTAATCGGACCGAGTTCTACTGAGCCATACAAAGGTACAATCTCCACCGGTAAATCCAGTTGATGAAAATACTCTTTAGCACAGTTTACGTATTTGGAAGCGACTCTACCATGGGGAGGTAATTCGATAGCTCGACGATAGGGACTAGTAACTGGAACTGCGACAGACATCCGACAGTAACCAAAGCCCAAATCGATCAACTTAGCAACTTGGGGATTTTTTTCTCGCAATACATCATCCCCCACCACACCCAATTGAGCTTGACCATATTCTACATAAACGGGGACATCTTGAGCGCGCACCAGCAGAGCGATCGCACTTTTTTTAGGATCGGTGATTTGCAATTGACGGTTATTATCATCCAAGAAAGCGCTAAAATCGAGACCTACACTTTTAAATAATTTAATAGCATCCGATAGCAGTGCTCCTTTGGGTAAGGCGACAGTAAGCATAACGAGTTATTTTTTAGATATATCTTTAAACTATCATAAGCCCTATGCGTATTCTCCTCGTAGATGATGAAGCGGAATTAACCACCCCCTTAACTCAGATACTGACT
This genomic stretch from Gloeocapsa sp. PCC 73106 harbors:
- a CDS encoding ISKra4-like element ISGlsp1 family transposase (programmed frameshift) — translated: MKPEQQEKLNYYVEKIAKILYQEAKDGQLQNLEAIEETIRAQTLEYITPQIGGFFLKETTGTSTGRRRSLKSIIGNLPITEKQAAKLDLSNYQQISPSLQKCCLRASANVSYQNAAKDIWVYTGMKVSEKTQQRLVHKYQFPVENCEAKIAEISVDGGKVRLRSEAKGVGCTWKDYKAICVNQTHRKAWFGENEQLVTWVNQQEMEDLVTCVGDGHPGIWNLVSGFDYPGENREILDWYHLIENLHKVGGSQKRLKQAENLLWQGDVSKTIELLKPLKQKQAHNFGNYLEKHRHRIINYSYYQAEEICAIGSGAVESTVKQIDRRLKISGAQWKKENVPQVLKHRCAYLNNSL
- a CDS encoding IS200/IS605 family element transposase accessory protein TnpB, with the protein product MNWVYEKLVPSKGKILDQIEQNKGLRVCAVDLNIDGHIAVATILEDDGTVVKELARKFIKGYAYHQHRRKRTLGKIATKQSQTKAPETLDNMNANLWEKLKNRERNEGERVSRRLADWAHKWQVSAIVFEHLSNLKPSQEKYSKRSNQKRSYWLKSKVYLRTKDKALNDYGIYCLRVSPKDTSRVWAIDGTSVLRGNQVTQTGFNFIFKGMGKLVLSEHGDILNADLNASRNIGLKYLQKFSEKPRLVTTRFGDRAMNRRVPLLSRDCGTSRVLPVQLALDFGSC
- a CDS encoding choice-of-anchor Q domain-containing protein; the protein is METIVVDTLDDENDGVTRNNVSLRDAINRANAIPGEDTINFDADLAGGTITLTTEEPLRIVDNLRIVGLGPDQIAINGNNQVNVFEIDDGFNDEVIQVLLAQISVVNGETGIYNDEELTVSESTISGNTDSGIENDNIANILNSTVSNNTHGVTGGGIRNNYILNITNSTISGNSANTGGGIDNGNDDILNITNSTISGNSAETGGGIYGFSATMSILNSTITNNQADESQGSAIAINIVEEVEIGNSIVAGNISTDMDIIGGDNVFTSLGGNLIGLGNAARVFTEERDRVAIEDPGLGELTDNGGPTFTHLPLEDSLAIDAGLNELVSLESDQRGTPRIVADRVDIGAVEIGGLHLRGTNGDDLLVGSDLDDTIEGLRGRDTLTGGRGNDVLVGGRGRDIITGGRGRDEFQFERIRDRRDLITDFNPDADLITVSIRGFGNSLSRGILAEDQFIIVSDFEELEDSFSLGFVYATDARRLAYIDTEEDISLTQIAILRNQPELENSNIMVF
- a CDS encoding HEAT repeat domain-containing protein, with protein sequence MPIRNFSVDSLIAQCRSSDSSLQIEAIQSLLNQKAYVAVPAVVNLLASPDDVVRSTAARALGELGTQDIDIAHVGTALTNLLVDPESIVRSEAVDTLGIIGYTPAVEAIISLLHNDPEPFVRASAAESLGDLGDVKALKDLELAILDPDESVRAYAANAIGLLATAQILPKLQAYLESETSSRVKAELLGAKSRLGALEDFKLLLNLLDTADEDLAICLLNLLRDLTERKVPSVLTDHVDIMIEILTRVSQRFSILRSDVEMLVTHLMRSDHLPKVY
- a CDS encoding ABC transporter ATP-binding protein, translated to MAVYRPKKQIFLLNDWGLIVKLAPYLRPHRGIFVLAIILLIPVALAGAVQPLIVGQAISLLRGEQTWSWLEGKSIDEGINQLIILLLCTLGVRLVLLSYQGFLVQKIGQEITAGIRKDLFTHVTSLATRFFDRTPVGRLITRLTSDVEALGDVFASGAIGILSDLIYMLVITITIFNLEWRLATILVLMLVPVAGLIVYFQQQYRKANYTAREELSKLNSMLQENVAGMNIVQLFGRERFNAEMFRVINDRYRQQIDKTILSDAAVSGILEWISLIAIAAVLWVGGSFVLQDNMSFGLLSAFILLSQRFFEPLRQFADKFTMFQAGFTAIERISELMNEPIEIKDLEAQQLKNLSFLEGNQKEIGEIKFDHVWFGYKPSEYVLKDLNFTIRPGEKVALVGPTGAGKSSIIRLLCRLYEPTKGAIYLDGIDIRELPQAELRRYIGVILQESFIFAGDVKGNIALGEDFSLEEITNAAKRTKIEPFIEQLSQGYDTELRERGTNLSGGQKQLIAFARVAIRNPRVLVLDEATSSLDVVTERQVQQALEELLINRTAIIIAHRLSTIRNVDRILVLKKGEIIESGSHEALLAEGGLYASLYHLQQFHGE
- the hisG gene encoding ATP phosphoribosyltransferase, whose protein sequence is MLTVALPKGALLSDAIKLFKSVGLDFSAFLDDNNRQLQITDPKKSAIALLVRAQDVPVYVEYGQAQLGVVGDDVLREKNPQVAKLIDLGFGYCRMSVAVPVTSPYRRAIELPPHGRVASKYVNCAKEYFHQLDLPVEIVPLYGSVELGPITGMSEAIVDLVSTGRTLKENGLLEIDILYESTARLIAHPVSYRLNQDNISDWVEKLSYVKLN